TGGAGATCACAGAAACGGGCCCATGTGTCCTATCCTGTCTCTTCTCAGATAATCAGCAGTTTCTGGTCAATACCAACTGTGCTGTCGTCGTGTTGCTGCATTACATCCGCAGTAAAGTAAAGTTGCCTAAAACAAGTGAGGAGCTTGGGGAGGGGACTAATGGCCAAAGGTCAGAGGGAGTTGGGTCATCTCTAATCCCCAAGCCCTCCTCCTGGCAAGAAGGGAATTCCTCATATCCTTACAGCTTCCTCCAACCCATTCTGTATAGGATCACTGGCCCCTTTTGCTCCCACTGTCTTTCCTTAGCTGCCCCAATTACCCTGTGATCTCCCTCCAGGCACCATCGATTTGTGTGAACAAACGGGGAAAATGAAGATGCTTTTCCTGATGAAGCCCACCCATGCAGAGTATGCCAGCAAATACCTTACAGCTCGAAGCACCTACTACGTCTGTAAGGTGGAGCGTGGGCCACCAGGTAGAGGCTCAGGAATGTTCCCCAGAAATAGAACAATGCCTTCAAGATAGATTATGAACCTTATCTTTAAAACAAGGCatccaaggctgggcacagtggtttatgcttgtaatctcagcactttgagaggccaaggcgggagaattgatagagggcaggagtttgagactagcctgggcagcataacaagaccctgcctccaaaaccaaaaccaaaaccaaaaacaaccaaaaccaaattaaaacaaaaaacagaacaccCTCAAAAAACAGAACGCCCTCAACTAGATCCAAATTGACCATCTCTAGTCAGCCTAAGGAAGGGCACTACCTCTATAATAATAGGTTATCTGACACATACTCTCCCCTAGGCCCATACCTAAGGGGAAGAAGTAAGATCCACTAGCTTAaagtagtttgtttgtttgttttgttttgttttttggagacggagtttcgctcttgttgtccagttgttgaggctggagtgcaatgggcgatctcagctcattgcaacctccgcctcccgggttcaagcgattctcctatgagcctccctagtagctgggactacaggcgcccgccaccagatccaactaattttttagtagagacggggtttcaccatgttggccaag
The Piliocolobus tephrosceles isolate RC106 unplaced genomic scaffold, ASM277652v3 unscaffolded_13949, whole genome shotgun sequence DNA segment above includes these coding regions:
- the CUNHXorf65 gene encoding uncharacterized protein CXorf65 homolog, yielding MFIFIKHGDNQQFLVNTNCAVVVLLHYIRSKVKLPKTSTIDLCEQTGKMKMLFLMKPTHAEYASKYLTARSTYYVCKVERGPPGRGSGMFPRNRTMPSR